In Luteimonas sp. MC1750, the following proteins share a genomic window:
- the xerD gene encoding site-specific tyrosine recombinase XerD translates to MAMTATTPAERRARVLALPALRDADARAIDGFVDAWWAESGAARQTLDGYRRDLQGFARWRDRGDIADADRAGLFDYLAWRSREGWSPRSNARLLSALRAFYGWRLRQGLRSDDPTALLEPPRLPRLLPKALSESDIGRLLEAPDADTADGLRDRAMLELMYACGLRVSELVDLPATGVNLRQGVLRVAGKGGKERLVPLGEQAQDWLERYLARSRPALAGRATPAALFLTTRAAALSRQGFWALVKRHAAAAGVDPARVSPHGLRHSFATHLLNHGADLRSLQMLLGHSSLSTTQIYTLVAREQLKRLHARHHPRA, encoded by the coding sequence GTGGCCATGACCGCGACCACGCCCGCCGAGCGCCGCGCCCGTGTGCTGGCCCTGCCGGCACTGCGCGACGCCGATGCGCGTGCCATCGACGGCTTCGTCGATGCCTGGTGGGCCGAGTCGGGTGCCGCACGCCAGACCCTGGATGGCTATCGCCGCGACCTGCAGGGCTTCGCGCGCTGGCGCGACCGCGGCGACATCGCCGACGCCGACCGGGCCGGCCTGTTCGACTACCTCGCCTGGCGCAGCCGCGAGGGCTGGTCGCCGCGCAGCAATGCCCGCCTGCTGTCGGCGCTGCGGGCCTTCTATGGCTGGCGGCTGCGCCAGGGCCTGCGCAGCGACGATCCCACCGCGCTGCTCGAGCCGCCGCGCCTGCCGCGGCTGCTGCCCAAGGCGCTGTCGGAAAGCGACATCGGGCGCCTGCTCGAGGCGCCCGACGCCGACACCGCGGACGGGCTGCGCGACCGCGCCATGCTCGAGCTGATGTATGCCTGCGGGCTGCGCGTGAGCGAGCTGGTCGACCTGCCCGCGACCGGCGTGAACCTGCGCCAGGGCGTGCTGCGCGTGGCCGGCAAGGGCGGCAAGGAGCGCCTGGTGCCGCTGGGCGAGCAGGCGCAGGACTGGCTCGAGCGCTACCTGGCGCGGTCACGGCCGGCGCTGGCCGGGCGCGCCACGCCGGCGGCGCTGTTCCTCACCACGCGCGCGGCAGCGCTCAGCCGCCAGGGCTTCTGGGCGCTGGTGAAGCGCCATGCCGCGGCGGCCGGCGTCGACCCCGCGCGCGTCAGCCCGCACGGCCTGCGCCACAGCTTCGCCACCCACCTGCTCAACCATGGCGCCGACCTGCGCTCGCTGCAGATGCTGCTGGGCCACAGCTCGCTGTCGACCACCCAGATCTACACCCTGGTCGCGCGCGAGCAGCTCAAGCGCCTGCACGCCCGGCATCACCCGCGGGCCTGA
- the purL gene encoding phosphoribosylformylglycinamidine synthase — MIVLEGLPALSPFRRERLQARLQAIDPALRVTGAWHVYWIAAEAGATPDPAVLHRILQASASVEAAAPGTTTRFVSPRLGTLSPWASKAGELLRGAGVPVKRVERGTRVDVAGWPADAAAAAAVERLLHDPMTQSLLVSHAGAEALFGAPARGEVEVVPLATLEDANRRLGLALAEDEIAYLRERYAALGRDPHDVELMMFAQANSEHCRHKIFNASWTIDGEDMRAPSGGPQSLFRMIRHTHAQTPAHTLSAYSDNAAVVEGYPARRFRPDPDTAMYRAEAAIDSAFCIKVETHNHPTAISPFAGASTGAGGEIRDEGATGRGGKPKAGLVGFSVSHLRIPALPQPWEQPRALNPRMAPALEIMTDGPLGAAAFNNEFGRPNLTGYFRSFELPEADGLVRAYDKPIMLAGGLGAIDRDQVAKRRLSPGDAVIVLGGPAMLIGLGGGAASSVASGESAEDLDFASVQRDNPEMERRCQEVLDRCAARGEDGNPIKWCHDVGAGGLSNAIPELLHDSGVGGVVDLGRVPSDDPSLSPMQLWCNESQERYVLGIAADRLDDFAALCRRERCPFAVVGVATAEERLVVGYGVLAPSASGLGLALQPRDAAAETLPIDLPMDLIFGKAPKMHRDTARATPHRWPQLDVVALAAGGGAGEALHEAGLRVLAHPTVAAKQFLVTIGDRSVGGLTARDQMIGPWQLPVADCAITLAGFHGHSGEAMAIGERTPLALIDAAASARMAVGEAITNLCAAPVESLARTKLSANWMAAAGHPGEDARLFDAVHAVGMQLCPEIELSIPVGKDSLSMQAQWQDADGQQKSVSPVSLVVSAFAPVADVRAQLTPLLARQAGTELWLIGLGAGKQRMGGSILSQVHGAFGGACPDLDDPQRLRAFFELVCEAREAGLLLAYHDRSDGGVFASLCEMAFCSRVGLDIDLDAWGDDRTENVFRTLFNEELGAVVQIAVDDRVEFADLVARHGLVECAQRIARPTTASSVRVLAGGEVMAEWVWEDLFGAWWSVSHAMQRQRDNPECADAERAAALRFDAPGLHPELGFNPAEDIAAPYVSTGAAPRVAVLREQGVNGQVEMAAAFTLAGFEAVDVHMSDLVEGRATLADFAGLAACGGFSYGDVLGAGRGWATSILEREALREMFERFFARGDSFALGVCNGCQMLSQLKDIVPGAAHWPTFLRNRSEQFEARLSMLEVLDSPSLFLRGMAGSRIPVVVSHGEGRAQFASDADRAAARVALRYVEGDGRPATGYPANPNGSDDAVAGLASDDGRATLLMPHPERTLATANFSWAPATWPEASPWLRMFRNARVAVG, encoded by the coding sequence ATGATCGTCCTCGAGGGCCTGCCCGCCCTGTCGCCGTTCCGGCGCGAACGCCTCCAGGCCCGCCTGCAAGCCATCGATCCCGCGCTGCGCGTCACCGGCGCCTGGCACGTGTACTGGATCGCCGCCGAAGCCGGCGCCACGCCCGACCCGGCGGTGCTGCACCGCATCTTGCAGGCGTCCGCCAGCGTCGAGGCCGCGGCCCCCGGCACCACCACCCGCTTCGTCTCGCCGCGCCTGGGCACGCTGTCGCCCTGGGCCAGCAAGGCCGGCGAACTGCTGCGCGGCGCCGGCGTGCCGGTGAAGCGCGTGGAGCGCGGCACCCGCGTCGACGTCGCCGGCTGGCCGGCCGATGCCGCGGCCGCCGCGGCGGTCGAGCGCCTGCTGCACGATCCGATGACCCAGTCGCTGCTGGTCTCGCACGCGGGCGCGGAAGCGCTGTTCGGCGCGCCGGCCCGGGGCGAGGTCGAGGTGGTCCCGCTGGCGACGCTGGAAGACGCCAACCGGCGCCTCGGCCTGGCGCTGGCCGAGGACGAGATCGCCTACCTGCGCGAGCGCTACGCCGCGCTGGGCCGCGATCCCCACGACGTCGAGCTGATGATGTTCGCGCAGGCCAACTCCGAGCACTGCCGCCACAAGATCTTCAATGCGTCGTGGACCATCGACGGCGAGGACATGCGTGCGCCGTCGGGCGGGCCGCAGTCGCTGTTCCGGATGATCCGGCACACCCACGCGCAGACCCCCGCGCACACGTTGTCGGCCTACAGCGACAACGCTGCGGTGGTCGAGGGCTATCCGGCGCGGCGCTTCCGCCCGGATCCGGACACCGCCATGTACCGCGCCGAAGCGGCGATCGACAGCGCGTTCTGCATCAAGGTCGAGACCCACAACCATCCGACGGCGATCTCGCCGTTCGCCGGGGCCTCGACCGGCGCCGGCGGCGAGATCCGCGACGAGGGCGCCACCGGCCGCGGCGGCAAGCCCAAGGCGGGCCTGGTCGGCTTCAGCGTCTCGCACCTGCGCATCCCGGCGCTGCCGCAGCCCTGGGAACAGCCGCGCGCGCTGAACCCGCGCATGGCCCCGGCGCTGGAAATCATGACCGACGGCCCGTTGGGCGCGGCGGCGTTCAACAACGAATTCGGCCGCCCCAACCTCACCGGCTACTTCCGCAGCTTCGAGCTGCCGGAGGCCGACGGCCTGGTCCGCGCCTACGACAAGCCGATCATGCTCGCCGGCGGCCTGGGCGCGATCGACCGCGACCAGGTGGCCAAGCGCCGGCTGTCGCCGGGCGACGCGGTGATCGTGCTCGGCGGCCCGGCGATGCTGATCGGCCTGGGCGGCGGCGCCGCGAGCTCGGTGGCCTCGGGCGAAAGCGCCGAGGACCTCGATTTCGCCAGCGTGCAGCGCGACAACCCGGAAATGGAGCGCCGCTGCCAGGAGGTCCTCGACCGCTGCGCGGCCAGGGGCGAGGACGGCAATCCGATCAAGTGGTGCCACGACGTCGGCGCCGGCGGCCTGTCCAACGCGATCCCCGAGCTGCTGCACGATTCCGGCGTGGGCGGCGTGGTCGACCTCGGCCGGGTGCCCAGCGACGATCCGTCGCTGTCGCCGATGCAGCTGTGGTGCAACGAATCGCAGGAACGCTACGTGCTCGGCATCGCCGCCGACCGCCTCGACGACTTCGCCGCGCTGTGCCGGCGCGAACGCTGTCCGTTCGCGGTGGTGGGCGTGGCGACGGCCGAGGAGCGGCTGGTGGTCGGCTACGGCGTGCTGGCGCCGTCGGCGTCCGGGCTCGGCCTGGCGCTGCAGCCGCGCGACGCGGCCGCCGAGACGCTGCCGATCGACCTGCCGATGGACCTCATCTTCGGCAAGGCGCCGAAGATGCACCGCGACACCGCGCGCGCCACGCCCCACCGCTGGCCGCAGCTCGACGTCGTCGCGCTCGCCGCGGGCGGCGGTGCCGGCGAGGCCCTGCACGAGGCCGGCCTGCGCGTGCTGGCGCATCCGACGGTCGCCGCCAAGCAGTTCCTGGTCACCATCGGCGACCGCAGCGTCGGCGGGCTGACCGCGCGCGACCAGATGATCGGCCCCTGGCAGCTGCCGGTGGCCGACTGCGCGATCACCCTGGCCGGCTTCCACGGCCATTCCGGCGAGGCGATGGCGATCGGCGAGCGCACGCCGCTGGCGCTGATCGACGCCGCCGCCAGCGCGCGCATGGCCGTGGGCGAGGCGATCACCAACCTGTGCGCCGCGCCGGTCGAGTCGCTGGCGCGCACCAAGCTGTCGGCCAACTGGATGGCCGCCGCCGGGCATCCCGGCGAGGACGCGCGCCTCTTCGACGCCGTGCACGCGGTCGGCATGCAGCTGTGCCCGGAGATCGAGCTGTCGATCCCGGTGGGCAAGGACTCGCTGTCGATGCAGGCGCAGTGGCAGGACGCGGACGGCCAGCAGAAGTCGGTGTCGCCGGTCTCGCTGGTGGTCAGCGCCTTCGCGCCGGTGGCCGACGTGCGCGCGCAGCTGACCCCGCTGCTGGCGCGCCAGGCCGGCACCGAGCTGTGGCTCATCGGCCTGGGCGCCGGCAAGCAGCGCATGGGCGGCTCGATCCTGTCGCAGGTGCACGGCGCATTTGGTGGCGCCTGCCCGGATCTCGACGATCCGCAGCGGCTGCGGGCCTTCTTCGAACTGGTCTGCGAGGCGCGCGAGGCCGGCCTGCTGCTGGCCTACCACGACCGTTCCGACGGCGGGGTCTTCGCCAGCCTGTGCGAGATGGCGTTCTGCTCGCGCGTGGGCCTCGACATCGACCTCGATGCCTGGGGCGACGACCGCACCGAGAACGTCTTCCGGACCCTGTTCAACGAGGAGCTGGGCGCGGTGGTGCAGATCGCGGTCGACGACCGCGTGGAGTTCGCCGACCTGGTCGCGCGCCACGGCCTGGTGGAGTGCGCTCAGCGCATCGCGCGCCCGACCACGGCGTCCTCGGTGCGCGTGCTCGCCGGGGGCGAGGTCATGGCCGAGTGGGTCTGGGAAGACCTGTTCGGCGCCTGGTGGTCGGTCAGCCATGCCATGCAGCGCCAGCGCGACAATCCCGAGTGCGCCGACGCCGAGCGCGCCGCCGCGCTGCGCTTCGACGCGCCCGGCCTGCATCCGGAACTCGGCTTCAATCCCGCCGAGGACATCGCCGCGCCCTATGTCTCCACCGGCGCCGCCCCGCGCGTGGCGGTGCTGCGCGAGCAGGGCGTCAACGGCCAGGTGGAGATGGCCGCGGCGTTCACGCTCGCCGGCTTCGAGGCCGTCGACGTGCACATGAGCGACCTGGTCGAAGGCCGCGCCACGCTGGCCGACTTTGCCGGCCTCGCGGCCTGCGGCGGCTTCAGCTACGGCGACGTGCTCGGCGCGGGCCGCGGCTGGGCGACCTCGATCCTGGAGCGCGAGGCCCTGCGCGAGATGTTCGAACGCTTCTTCGCCCGCGGCGACAGCTTCGCCCTGGGCGTCTGCAACGGCTGCCAGATGCTGTCGCAGCTGAAGGACATCGTGCCGGGCGCCGCGCACTGGCCGACCTTCCTGCGCAACCGCAGCGAGCAGTTCGAAGCGCGGCTGTCGATGCTCGAAGTGCTGGACTCGCCTTCGCTGTTCCTGCGCGGCATGGCCGGCTCGCGGATCCCGGTGGTGGTCTCGCACGGCGAAGGGCGCGCGCAGTTCGCCAGCGATGCCGATCGCGCCGCCGCCCGCGTGGCGCTGCGCTACGTCGAAGGCGACGGGCGGCCCGCGACGGGCTACCCGGCCAATCCGAACGGCTCCGACGACGCCGTGGCCGGGCTGGCCAGCGATGACGGCCGCGCCACCCTGCTGATGCCGCACCCCGAGCGCACCCTGGCCACGGCCAACTTCAGCTGGGCGCCGGCCACGTGGCCCGAAGCCTCGCCGTGGCTGCGCATGTTCAGGAACGCGCGCGTGGCCGTCGGCTGA
- a CDS encoding type II secretion system F family protein, with the protein MALYRYKALNSRGETLDGQMEAASDAEVVLRLQEQGHLPVEAKLASEGGGGGSLKALFKPKPFSGERLVQFTQQLATLLGAGQPLDRALTILLDLPEDEAARRTIADVRDQVRGGTSLSAALERQHGTFSRLYINMVRAGEAGGTLQDTLQRLADYLERSRALRGRVMNALIYPVILIVMVGLALLFLLGYVVPQFGVMYESLDAELPFFTKIVLGLGELVRDWWIVLLAVPSLAALWFDRRLRDPAFRARFDEWLLGRKLAGGLVARIETARLARTLGTLLKNGVPLIAALAIGRNVLGNRALAADVEAAGEEVKNGVALSTALARNKRFPRLALQMVQVGEESGALDTMLLKTADTFEAETGQALDRMLAALVPVITLLLAVVVMVVILAVLVPIYDLTNVIG; encoded by the coding sequence ATGGCGCTGTACCGCTACAAGGCGCTCAACAGCCGCGGCGAGACCCTGGACGGCCAGATGGAGGCAGCCAGCGACGCCGAAGTGGTGCTGCGCCTGCAGGAGCAGGGCCATCTGCCAGTGGAAGCGAAGCTGGCCAGCGAGGGCGGTGGCGGCGGCAGCCTCAAGGCACTGTTCAAGCCCAAGCCCTTTTCCGGCGAGCGCCTGGTGCAGTTCACCCAGCAGCTGGCGACCCTGCTCGGGGCGGGCCAGCCGCTCGACCGCGCGCTGACCATCCTGCTCGACCTGCCGGAGGACGAGGCCGCGCGGCGCACCATCGCCGACGTGCGCGACCAGGTGCGCGGCGGCACCTCGCTGTCGGCCGCGCTGGAGCGCCAGCACGGCACGTTCTCGCGCCTGTACATCAACATGGTCCGCGCCGGCGAGGCCGGCGGCACCCTGCAGGACACGCTGCAGCGCCTGGCCGACTACCTGGAGCGCTCGCGCGCGCTGCGCGGCCGGGTCATGAACGCGCTGATCTATCCGGTGATCCTGATCGTGATGGTGGGCCTGGCGCTGCTGTTCCTGCTCGGCTACGTCGTGCCGCAGTTCGGCGTGATGTACGAGAGCCTGGACGCGGAACTGCCGTTCTTCACGAAGATCGTGCTCGGGCTGGGCGAGCTGGTGCGCGACTGGTGGATCGTGCTGCTGGCGGTGCCGTCGCTGGCGGCGCTGTGGTTCGACCGCCGGCTGCGCGACCCGGCGTTCCGCGCCCGCTTCGATGAATGGCTGCTGGGGCGCAAGCTCGCCGGCGGCCTGGTCGCGCGCATCGAGACCGCGCGCCTGGCCCGCACCCTGGGCACGCTGCTGAAGAACGGCGTGCCGCTGATCGCCGCGCTGGCGATCGGGCGCAACGTGCTCGGGAACCGTGCGCTGGCCGCCGATGTCGAAGCCGCGGGCGAGGAGGTCAAGAACGGCGTCGCGCTCTCGACCGCGCTGGCGCGCAACAAGCGCTTCCCGCGTCTGGCGCTGCAGATGGTGCAGGTGGGCGAGGAGTCGGGCGCGCTCGACACGATGCTGCTCAAGACCGCCGACACCTTCGAAGCCGAGACCGGGCAGGCGCTGGACCGCATGCTCGCCGCGCTGGTCCCGGTGATCACCCTGCTGCTGGCGGTGGTGGTCATGGTCGTGATCCTGGCGGTGCTGGTGCCGATCTACGACCTCACCAATGTCATAGGCTAG
- a CDS encoding GspH/FimT family protein — translation MNAGRGGRRRSGGFSLLELLLVMVLIAATGVLAAGILGGGFARMELRGSARDIASQLRYTRARALATGVPQTFAIDPVGHAWQGADGRSGEVPDALGIHFTGAREVQPADGVGAIVFFGDGASTGGRVQLSRGAAAFDIDVAWLTGEVTMHRTEPGR, via the coding sequence ATGAACGCCGGGCGCGGCGGAAGGCGCCGCTCCGGCGGCTTCTCGCTGCTGGAGCTGCTGCTGGTGATGGTGCTGATCGCCGCGACCGGCGTGCTGGCCGCGGGCATCCTTGGCGGCGGCTTCGCGCGCATGGAGCTGCGCGGCAGCGCGCGCGACATCGCCAGCCAGCTGCGCTACACCCGCGCCCGCGCGCTGGCGACCGGCGTGCCGCAGACCTTCGCGATCGATCCGGTCGGCCATGCCTGGCAGGGCGCCGACGGGCGGAGCGGCGAGGTGCCGGACGCGCTGGGCATCCACTTCACCGGCGCGCGCGAAGTCCAGCCTGCCGACGGCGTCGGCGCGATCGTGTTTTTCGGCGACGGCGCCTCCACCGGCGGCCGGGTGCAGCTCAGCCGCGGCGCGGCCGCGTTCGACATCGACGTGGCCTGGCTGACCGGCGAGGTGACCATGCATCGCACGGAGCCAGGTCGATGA
- a CDS encoding DsbC family protein, with protein sequence MKSLLPLLLCAVSLTACAQAPDTAAGEGAAAVERAPAQGLASAEAGSVDARAIQALQSINPRIEVDHVGPAPLPGFREAVVGGQVVYISDDGRYLLQGALYDVVEKTDLSQAGMAEVRRRLLATIPASERIVFAPENPEYTVSVFTDVECGYCQKLHQDIAEYNRLGIAIEYLAFPRMGPASEDFAKMVAVWCAADRGAALTAAKEGRKVASRDCTNPVARHYDIGRRVGLTGTPMIVTASGVQMPGYMPPADLRAALDELAGKASPAEAAAAPAAPAAPAAGAAGSR encoded by the coding sequence ATGAAGTCCCTGTTGCCCCTGCTGCTCTGCGCCGTCAGCCTCACCGCCTGCGCCCAGGCTCCCGACACCGCCGCGGGCGAGGGCGCCGCTGCCGTCGAACGCGCGCCTGCGCAGGGACTGGCCAGCGCCGAAGCGGGCTCGGTCGACGCGCGCGCGATCCAGGCGCTGCAGTCGATCAATCCGCGCATCGAGGTCGACCACGTGGGTCCGGCGCCGCTGCCGGGCTTCCGCGAGGCGGTGGTTGGCGGGCAGGTGGTCTACATCAGCGATGACGGCCGCTACCTGCTGCAGGGCGCGCTCTACGACGTGGTCGAGAAGACCGACCTCAGCCAGGCCGGCATGGCCGAAGTGCGGCGCCGGTTGCTGGCCACGATCCCGGCCTCGGAGCGCATCGTGTTCGCGCCCGAGAACCCCGAGTACACGGTGAGCGTGTTCACCGACGTCGAGTGCGGCTACTGCCAGAAGCTCCACCAGGACATCGCCGAGTACAACCGCCTGGGGATCGCGATCGAGTACCTGGCCTTCCCGCGCATGGGCCCGGCCAGCGAGGACTTCGCCAAGATGGTCGCGGTCTGGTGCGCGGCCGATCGTGGCGCGGCGCTGACCGCCGCCAAGGAAGGGCGCAAGGTCGCCTCGCGCGACTGCACCAACCCGGTGGCGCGCCACTACGACATCGGCCGCCGCGTCGGCCTGACCGGCACGCCGATGATCGTCACCGCTTCGGGCGTGCAGATGCCGGGCTACATGCCGCCGGCCGACCTGCGCGCCGCGCTCGACGAACTGGCCGGCAAGGCCTCGCCGGCCGAAGCTGCCGCCGCGCCCGCCGCGCCCGCCGCTCCGGCCGCCGGGGCCGCCGGCAGCCGTTGA
- a CDS encoding prepilin-type N-terminal cleavage/methylation domain-containing protein, whose product MPLPARQRGYTLIEVLVAFSVLALALTFLLGTLSGSTRQVRWSADAGRASLHAQSLLADVGVGAALEPGRDEGDLEDGRYRWQLEVSPWVDPLLPAAAPQDPFGAQLLHLRLELSWGDGGPAQRLVVESLRLVQPDPGATP is encoded by the coding sequence ATCCCGCTCCCGGCGCGCCAGCGCGGCTACACCCTGATCGAAGTCCTGGTGGCCTTCAGCGTGCTGGCGCTGGCGCTCACCTTCCTGCTCGGCACGCTGTCGGGTTCGACCCGCCAGGTGCGCTGGTCGGCGGACGCCGGTCGTGCCTCGCTGCACGCCCAGTCGCTGCTGGCCGACGTCGGCGTGGGCGCGGCGCTGGAGCCCGGTCGCGACGAGGGCGACCTCGAGGACGGCCGCTACCGGTGGCAGCTGGAGGTCTCGCCCTGGGTGGACCCGCTGCTGCCGGCCGCCGCGCCGCAGGATCCGTTCGGGGCGCAACTGCTGCACCTGCGCCTCGAGCTGTCCTGGGGCGATGGCGGGCCGGCGCAGCGCCTGGTGGTGGAGTCGCTGCGCCTGGTCCAGCCCGATCCGGGGGCCACGCCGTGA
- the gspE gene encoding type II secretion system ATPase GspE has translation MNAAAEQTTGAVGADERIVAALLEKGRLKEADLARARRLQEETGGSLLGLLGRLGLVSERDHAETCAAVLGLPLASAKDMPELPPEGTPLGVRFMTQFHVIPVAEGDDVVDVLAADPQESYALDAVRLATGKPVRTRVALRSEISDLIERWHGQGRSAMGAIVETAEGEGGDMDDVEHLRDLASEAPVIRLVNLVIQRAVELRASDIHVEPFENRLKVRYRVDGVLEEGESPPTNLTAAVISRIKIMAKLNIAERRLPQDGRIMLRVQGKELDLRVSTVPTAHGESVVMRLLDRETVVFDFHRLGFTDEFLPRFNHVLQQPHGILLVTGPTGSGKTTTLYTALSKLNQPTVKIITVEDPVEYQIEGINQIQAKPQIGLDFANALRSIVRQDPDIIMIGEMRDLETARIAIQSALTGHLVLSTLHTNNAAGGITRMLDMGVEDYLLTSTINGILAQRLVRRLEPTHAERYPASPEEIAKFDLRRFQPEGEIALYRPRGSAIAPTGYLGRTTIVEFLVMDDALRRAVMRHAGMGELEQLARDAGMQTMYEDGIRKALAGQTTIEEVLRVTEDA, from the coding sequence ATGAACGCCGCCGCGGAGCAGACCACCGGAGCCGTCGGCGCCGACGAGCGCATCGTCGCCGCGCTGCTCGAAAAGGGCCGACTGAAAGAGGCCGACCTGGCCCGCGCGCGGCGACTCCAGGAGGAGACCGGGGGCAGCCTGCTCGGGCTGCTGGGTCGCCTTGGCCTGGTGTCGGAACGCGACCACGCCGAGACCTGTGCCGCCGTCCTGGGCCTGCCGCTCGCCAGCGCCAAGGACATGCCGGAACTGCCGCCGGAGGGCACGCCCCTGGGCGTGCGCTTCATGACCCAGTTCCACGTGATCCCGGTGGCCGAGGGCGATGACGTCGTCGACGTGCTCGCGGCCGATCCCCAGGAGTCCTATGCGCTCGATGCCGTGCGCCTGGCGACCGGCAAGCCGGTGCGCACGCGCGTGGCCCTGCGCTCGGAGATCTCGGACCTGATCGAGCGCTGGCACGGCCAGGGCCGCAGCGCGATGGGCGCGATCGTCGAGACCGCCGAGGGCGAAGGCGGCGACATGGACGACGTCGAGCACCTGCGCGACCTGGCAAGCGAGGCGCCGGTGATCCGGCTGGTGAACCTGGTCATCCAGCGCGCGGTCGAGCTCCGCGCGTCCGACATCCACGTCGAGCCGTTCGAGAACCGGCTCAAGGTCCGCTACCGCGTCGATGGCGTACTGGAAGAAGGCGAGAGCCCGCCGACCAACCTCACCGCCGCCGTGATCAGCCGCATCAAGATCATGGCCAAGCTCAACATCGCCGAGCGCCGCCTGCCGCAGGACGGCCGCATCATGCTGCGCGTGCAGGGCAAGGAGCTCGACCTGCGCGTGTCGACCGTGCCCACCGCGCACGGCGAGAGCGTGGTCATGCGCCTGCTCGACCGCGAAACGGTGGTGTTCGACTTCCACCGTCTGGGCTTCACCGACGAGTTCCTGCCGCGCTTCAACCACGTGCTGCAGCAACCGCACGGCATCCTGCTGGTCACCGGCCCCACCGGCTCGGGCAAGACCACGACGCTGTACACGGCGCTCTCCAAGCTCAACCAGCCGACGGTCAAGATCATCACCGTCGAGGACCCGGTCGAGTACCAGATCGAGGGCATCAACCAGATCCAGGCCAAGCCGCAGATCGGCCTGGACTTCGCCAACGCCCTGCGCAGCATCGTGCGCCAGGACCCCGACATCATCATGATCGGCGAGATGCGCGACCTGGAAACCGCGCGCATCGCGATCCAGTCCGCGTTGACCGGCCACCTGGTGCTCAGCACGCTGCACACCAACAACGCCGCCGGCGGCATCACCCGCATGCTCGACATGGGCGTCGAGGACTACCTGCTCACCTCGACCATCAACGGCATCCTCGCCCAGCGCCTGGTGCGCAGGCTCGAGCCGACCCACGCCGAGCGCTATCCCGCCAGCCCGGAAGAGATCGCCAAGTTCGACCTGCGCCGCTTCCAGCCCGAAGGCGAGATTGCCCTGTACCGCCCGCGCGGTTCGGCCATCGCGCCCACCGGCTACCTCGGCCGCACCACCATCGTCGAATTCCTGGTGATGGACGACGCCCTGCGCCGCGCGGTCATGCGCCACGCCGGCATGGGCGAGCTCGAGCAACTGGCGCGCGACGCCGGCATGCAGACGATGTACGAGGACGGCATCCGCAAGGCGCTGGCCGGGCAGACCACGATCGAGGAAGTGCTGCGCGTCACCGAGGACGCCTGA
- a CDS encoding RDD family protein, producing the protein MVYDLLPVLSMWFLLGFLFAVGYTLAGHAPRENIEPWSPLQWLLWLCCWLVTGAYATASWRRGGQTLGMRPWRLRVAATGGATLSWHGAWLRYAVATLSVAAGGLGFWWAWFDRDRLTWHDRAAGTHMVHEPKTTR; encoded by the coding sequence ATGGTCTACGACCTGCTGCCGGTGCTGTCGATGTGGTTCCTGCTCGGCTTCCTGTTCGCCGTGGGCTACACCCTTGCCGGACACGCGCCGCGCGAGAACATCGAACCCTGGAGCCCGCTGCAGTGGCTGCTGTGGCTGTGCTGCTGGCTGGTGACCGGCGCCTATGCGACGGCCAGCTGGCGTCGCGGCGGCCAGACGCTGGGCATGCGTCCGTGGCGCCTGCGGGTGGCGGCTACCGGCGGCGCCACGCTCTCGTGGCACGGCGCCTGGCTGCGCTACGCGGTGGCCACGCTGTCGGTGGCGGCGGGCGGACTTGGCTTCTGGTGGGCGTGGTTCGACCGCGACCGCCTGACCTGGCACGACCGCGCGGCGGGCACGCACATGGTCCACGAACCGAAAACGACGAGGTGA
- the gspG gene encoding type II secretion system major pseudopilin GspG, with translation MQKRPLNRSPRPSAQGGFSLIEIIVVVVLMGGIVAFAASRILGGGDRAKVNLARAQVQTLAEKVSQFEMDTGTLPGALSELVTAPGGAGGWLGPYAKAADLNDPWNTPFEYRVPGDSGPYDIVSYGADRKPGGESVDADIRYE, from the coding sequence ATGCAGAAGCGTCCGCTCAACCGTTCCCCCCGTCCGTCCGCGCAGGGCGGCTTCAGCCTCATCGAGATCATCGTCGTGGTCGTGCTGATGGGCGGCATCGTCGCCTTCGCGGCCTCGCGCATCCTCGGCGGCGGCGACCGCGCCAAGGTCAACCTGGCGCGCGCGCAGGTGCAGACCCTGGCCGAGAAGGTCAGCCAGTTCGAGATGGACACCGGCACCCTGCCGGGCGCGCTGTCGGAGCTGGTGACCGCGCCCGGCGGCGCCGGCGGCTGGCTCGGGCCCTATGCGAAGGCCGCCGACCTCAACGATCCCTGGAACACGCCCTTCGAGTACCGCGTGCCGGGCGACAGCGGCCCCTACGACATCGTCAGCTACGGCGCCGACCGCAAGCCCGGCGGCGAAAGCGTCGACGCGGACATCCGCTACGAATAA